From Cecembia calidifontis, one genomic window encodes:
- a CDS encoding CDGSH iron-sulfur domain-containing protein codes for MANTKITVNSNGPLKIEGDFEIVDSQGNAYGLQGRTTLGLCRCGQSNNKPFCDGSHRGKFEHEAVAFDLPPKKV; via the coding sequence ATGGCGAACACAAAAATTACGGTCAATTCAAATGGCCCATTGAAAATTGAGGGAGATTTTGAGATAGTTGACAGTCAGGGAAATGCTTATGGCTTACAGGGAAGGACAACGCTGGGTCTGTGCCGATGCGGACAATCCAACAATAAGCCATTTTGCGATGGTTCCCATAGGGGGAAATTTGAACATGAGGCAGTGGCTTTTGATTTGCCTCCGAAAAAGGTTTAA
- a CDS encoding DUF1593 domain-containing protein produces MKNTIPAAILFFTLLFLGNFGFAQEKYRVVIMTDMTHDDGNSLIRYLYYAPYFDTEAIIVTQQLPDFNFDQNGPWEKVNSILDAYHKEFPHLSKHDPDFPRYEYLQSITKKGRGALPIIWLTNERKFAAEIAGRYVESEWGEIRFHDWIGDGLNPNGEPKDSEGSEFLIKVFEKEDDRPIFVQMWGGPITFVQALYRFQEKHGPEKFKQLLSKLHVFGILLQDITFDFLIDLDKVQALKCTNMGTVTSTFEGERAEVGWLLHDGGHFWKYLRVMEQAEVNGHGPMSELYDHGGEGDSPAFLYLLSGVLGLNDPLYPTQGSWGSRFQPMGKDFPNGYYHTCGLDRMELERWIPEAKNSFLNRLQYSLKAPNEVNHEPVVIVNGKRDNKPLVLSGIPGNSFILDASASFDPDGDDLVFHWFFYPEASSYRGTFQISDTTSNSLQIEIPKDLSDQEIHLILEVKDNGTPGLVGYKRVILKSQ; encoded by the coding sequence ATGAAAAATACCATTCCTGCCGCAATTCTTTTTTTTACCCTGCTATTTTTGGGCAATTTTGGCTTTGCCCAGGAAAAATACAGGGTGGTCATCATGACCGATATGACCCATGATGATGGTAATTCCCTTATCCGCTATTTGTATTATGCTCCTTACTTTGATACAGAAGCCATCATCGTAACCCAACAACTTCCGGACTTCAATTTTGACCAGAATGGACCTTGGGAAAAAGTGAACAGTATTTTAGATGCCTACCATAAGGAATTTCCGCATTTGTCCAAACATGATCCCGATTTCCCACGCTATGAATACTTACAAAGTATAACCAAAAAAGGGAGAGGTGCACTTCCGATAATCTGGCTGACCAATGAAAGAAAATTCGCAGCTGAGATAGCGGGGAGGTATGTGGAATCTGAGTGGGGTGAGATCCGTTTTCATGACTGGATTGGAGATGGGCTGAATCCAAATGGGGAGCCCAAGGATTCAGAAGGTTCTGAATTTTTGATTAAGGTGTTTGAAAAGGAGGATGACAGGCCAATCTTTGTGCAGATGTGGGGAGGCCCGATCACCTTTGTCCAGGCTCTTTACCGCTTTCAGGAGAAACATGGACCGGAGAAATTTAAGCAACTTCTTAGCAAATTGCATGTTTTCGGTATCCTGCTACAGGACATTACGTTTGATTTTTTGATCGATCTCGACAAGGTACAGGCGCTAAAATGTACCAATATGGGAACAGTTACCTCCACATTTGAGGGTGAAAGGGCAGAGGTAGGTTGGCTGTTACATGACGGGGGGCACTTTTGGAAATACCTCCGGGTCATGGAACAAGCCGAGGTGAATGGACATGGCCCCATGTCTGAGCTTTATGACCATGGAGGAGAAGGGGACAGTCCTGCTTTTCTATATTTGTTGAGTGGGGTCTTAGGACTGAATGATCCCTTATATCCCACACAGGGGAGTTGGGGCAGCAGGTTCCAACCTATGGGTAAAGATTTCCCCAATGGATATTATCATACCTGTGGATTGGATAGAATGGAATTGGAACGCTGGATTCCTGAAGCAAAAAATTCATTTTTGAACAGGCTGCAGTATTCCTTGAAGGCGCCAAATGAAGTGAACCATGAGCCTGTGGTTATAGTCAATGGAAAACGGGATAATAAGCCCCTGGTATTATCCGGTATTCCCGGAAATTCTTTCATACTTGATGCTTCTGCATCTTTTGATCCTGATGGGGATGACTTGGTATTTCATTGGTTTTTTTATCCAGAGGCCTCCAGTTATAGGGGAACTTTTCAAATTTCCGATACAACTTCCAACAGCTTGCAAATTGAAATCCCAAAAGACTTATCCGATCAGGAAATCCATTTGATTTTGGAAGTGAAGGACAATGGTACTCCTGGATTGGTAGGGTATAAAAGGGTGATCCTGAAGTCTCAATGA
- a CDS encoding 3-hydroxyacyl-CoA dehydrogenase, whose translation MKIKRVCILGAGTLGTRVALQAALSGYQVAIFDINPKALENSQKLMQKIIKQLANNSGLEDVAGMHAIAAITFTDNPNVAIWDADLINESVTEDVEIKNAVWDQFGKIAPEKTIFTTNTSYLLPSMFAEISGRPEKFCALHFHDVFYSKVVDIMPHPGTDPSLIPILMEFGRSLEQVPVVVKKENHGYLFNSMLMAFIGAAGKLLTGEIGTVEDIDKSWMVNFHMPMGPFGILDSIGLDTAWHVTKNLPDAASQRFAALLKTYIDAGKLGEKTGEGFYKYPNPAYREDEFLQ comes from the coding sequence ATGAAAATTAAAAGAGTCTGTATTTTAGGAGCTGGTACCTTGGGTACCCGCGTGGCCCTTCAGGCTGCCCTTTCAGGCTATCAGGTAGCCATTTTTGACATCAACCCCAAAGCATTGGAAAATTCCCAAAAACTGATGCAAAAAATCATTAAGCAGCTGGCCAATAATTCCGGTTTGGAAGATGTGGCAGGTATGCACGCAATTGCAGCCATTACCTTCACCGACAACCCCAATGTCGCCATTTGGGATGCGGATCTGATCAATGAAAGCGTGACTGAAGATGTGGAAATCAAAAATGCAGTTTGGGATCAATTTGGAAAAATAGCGCCTGAGAAGACGATTTTTACAACCAACACTTCTTACCTTCTTCCCTCCATGTTTGCAGAGATTTCCGGTAGACCGGAAAAGTTCTGTGCGCTACACTTCCATGATGTTTTCTATTCCAAAGTAGTCGATATTATGCCACATCCCGGAACTGACCCTTCCCTCATTCCCATTTTGATGGAATTTGGTAGAAGTCTTGAACAGGTGCCTGTAGTGGTCAAAAAAGAAAACCATGGTTATCTCTTCAACAGCATGCTGATGGCTTTTATCGGTGCAGCCGGTAAACTCTTAACTGGGGAAATAGGAACTGTGGAGGATATTGACAAATCCTGGATGGTCAACTTCCATATGCCTATGGGGCCATTTGGTATTTTGGACTCCATAGGTCTGGATACTGCCTGGCATGTAACCAAAAATCTTCCCGATGCAGCCTCTCAACGTTTTGCTGCCCTATTGAAAACCTACATCGATGCTGGAAAATTGGGGGAAAAGACAGGAGAAGGGTTTTATAAATATCCCAACCCAGCTTATCGTGAGGACGAATTTTTGCAGTAA
- a CDS encoding phosphotransferase family protein encodes MTNTAPKGVEGIFPYLASELNLDPSSTVITQFKGGYSNLTYLITSPEGEFVLRRPPLGLKISKAHDMVREFKVLKALQKAGYNKIPKPILCYEEDAIIGAPFFIMEKVNGLILRNKIPEGMNLSSDFFAKLSKNTVDGLLALHKLELKDSGLLELGKPEGYVSRQVLGWSDRYYNAKTDELKEIEAVSDWLKANLPKKEQIGFIHNDYKYDNLVLEGPDNPEIKAVLDWEMATVGDPLMDLGTSLAYWAEEGDPDILKMFNLTYPKGNFSRAEVIDYYSKNSSLDLSDMLFYYVFGVFKVGVIAQQIYKRYTLGFAQDPRFAGLIHVVNACGKTAFKSIQTHKI; translated from the coding sequence ATGACCAACACAGCACCTAAAGGTGTGGAGGGGATTTTTCCTTATCTCGCCTCTGAATTGAACCTTGACCCAAGTTCAACTGTCATTACCCAATTTAAAGGGGGATATTCCAACCTTACCTACCTGATTACTTCTCCCGAAGGAGAATTCGTATTGAGGCGGCCTCCACTGGGATTGAAAATCAGCAAGGCCCATGATATGGTGAGAGAATTCAAAGTCTTAAAGGCCCTTCAGAAAGCCGGCTATAATAAAATTCCAAAACCTATCCTCTGCTACGAAGAAGATGCCATTATCGGAGCTCCATTTTTTATCATGGAGAAAGTCAATGGCCTGATCCTTAGAAACAAAATTCCGGAAGGAATGAATTTAAGTTCGGATTTCTTTGCTAAATTAAGCAAAAATACGGTGGATGGACTTTTAGCCTTGCATAAGTTAGAACTGAAAGATTCAGGATTGTTGGAATTAGGAAAACCGGAAGGCTATGTATCAAGACAGGTTTTGGGTTGGTCAGATCGGTATTATAATGCCAAAACAGATGAGCTGAAAGAAATAGAAGCTGTATCAGATTGGCTAAAAGCCAATTTGCCGAAAAAGGAACAAATAGGCTTTATTCACAATGATTATAAGTACGATAATCTTGTCCTGGAAGGGCCTGACAATCCTGAAATCAAAGCCGTTCTTGACTGGGAAATGGCCACTGTTGGTGATCCTTTAATGGACTTGGGCACGAGTCTGGCCTATTGGGCTGAAGAAGGCGATCCGGACATATTAAAAATGTTTAACCTTACCTACCCCAAAGGAAATTTTAGCAGGGCGGAAGTAATTGACTACTATTCAAAAAACAGCAGTTTGGATCTTTCTGATATGTTGTTTTATTACGTTTTTGGTGTTTTTAAAGTGGGCGTTATCGCCCAACAGATTTATAAGAGATATACATTAGGTTTTGCTCAGGATCCAAGGTTTGCAGGACTGATCCATGTTGTCAATGCCTGTGGTAAAACAGCTTTTAAAAGTATCCAAACCCATAAAATTTGA
- a CDS encoding acyl-CoA dehydrogenase family protein — protein sequence MELTQNKPSEEFKALLARYEVFLNQHIYPIELKAIYGSFKAALPELQALREKAKDEGLFAPHLSKEEGGLGLSLQEFGRISEILGKSPIGHYVFNCQAPDIGNMELMHQFASKELKEKYLKPLQKGEIRSCFAMTEPDNPGSNPVHLSTTAIKEGDHYIINGHKWFTSSADGAHFTIVMAVTDPENPNPYQRASMILVPLDNPGFQLVRNIPIMGDVGEDYMSHGEVKFINCRVPVSNLIGDEGQGFALAQERLGPGRIHHCMRWIGICERAIELMCKRALSRMLDPGKPLANQQTIQNWIAESVASVKASRLMVLATAQKIDEDGAKAAKEDISTIKFFVSDVLMTTLDRAIQVHGALGITDDTLLSFWYRHERGARIYDGPDEVHKTVLAKRILKQFASP from the coding sequence ATGGAATTGACCCAAAATAAACCAAGCGAAGAATTCAAAGCCTTATTGGCCAGATATGAAGTATTTTTAAACCAGCATATTTACCCCATTGAATTAAAGGCCATTTACGGGAGTTTCAAGGCCGCTCTACCAGAGCTTCAGGCTTTGCGTGAAAAAGCCAAAGACGAAGGTTTGTTCGCTCCCCATCTATCCAAAGAGGAAGGTGGCTTGGGTTTGAGTCTGCAGGAGTTTGGCAGGATCTCTGAAATATTGGGAAAAAGTCCCATTGGCCATTACGTATTCAACTGCCAGGCGCCTGATATTGGTAATATGGAGCTCATGCATCAGTTTGCCAGTAAGGAACTAAAAGAAAAATACCTCAAACCTCTTCAAAAAGGCGAAATCAGGAGTTGCTTTGCCATGACAGAGCCCGATAATCCGGGCAGTAACCCCGTTCATCTCTCCACTACCGCCATAAAAGAAGGAGATCACTACATCATCAATGGACACAAATGGTTTACTTCTTCTGCAGATGGTGCCCATTTCACCATTGTCATGGCTGTAACCGATCCCGAAAACCCAAATCCTTATCAAAGGGCCAGTATGATCTTGGTACCACTGGATAATCCGGGATTCCAACTGGTAAGGAACATTCCCATCATGGGCGATGTAGGGGAAGATTATATGTCCCATGGAGAAGTGAAGTTTATCAATTGTAGAGTCCCTGTTAGTAACCTGATCGGTGATGAAGGACAGGGTTTTGCACTGGCACAGGAAAGACTGGGACCTGGTAGGATACATCACTGCATGCGCTGGATAGGGATCTGCGAAAGAGCCATTGAACTCATGTGCAAAAGGGCATTGAGCCGGATGTTGGATCCAGGAAAACCTTTGGCCAACCAACAGACCATACAAAATTGGATTGCTGAATCCGTCGCAAGCGTCAAAGCTTCCCGACTCATGGTCTTAGCAACTGCCCAGAAAATTGACGAAGACGGTGCCAAAGCTGCCAAGGAAGATATTTCCACCATCAAGTTTTTTGTTTCCGACGTTCTCATGACCACCTTGGACAGAGCCATACAGGTCCATGGAGCTTTGGGAATAACGGATGATACCCTACTCTCCTTTTGGTACAGGCATGAGCGGGGTGCCCGGATTTACGACGGACCTGATGAAGTACACAAGACTGTTTTAGCCAAAAGAATCCTCAAACAATTCGCTTCACCATGA
- a CDS encoding SDR family NAD(P)-dependent oxidoreductase translates to MDLSALFSLMGKVALITGASKGIGLSIAEIFAAAGAKVVISSRKQDALDEMAGQLRARGYEVTGIACNVGNMADLEDLVKKTVDLYGTIDILVNNAASNPVFGPVHDTSLEAYDKIMEVNVKAPFHLMKLCFPYLRESSNASVINISSIGGISPEPGLGIYSVSKAALISMTKVFAKEWGDHKIRVNAICPGLIKTKFSEALWSNDKIMAHMMKALAIKRVGTSEEIGAAALYLASPASSYTTGTVLTADGGFTI, encoded by the coding sequence ATGGATCTTTCAGCATTATTTTCATTGATGGGAAAAGTCGCTTTGATTACCGGAGCGAGTAAAGGTATTGGCTTAAGCATTGCAGAAATCTTTGCAGCGGCAGGAGCTAAAGTGGTCATCAGCAGCCGTAAACAAGATGCTTTGGATGAAATGGCGGGCCAGTTAAGGGCAAGAGGCTACGAGGTCACCGGTATCGCTTGCAATGTGGGTAATATGGCTGATCTGGAGGATCTTGTCAAAAAGACGGTCGATTTATACGGCACCATCGATATTTTGGTAAACAATGCGGCTTCCAATCCGGTGTTTGGCCCAGTACATGATACCTCTTTAGAAGCATATGACAAGATCATGGAAGTGAATGTCAAAGCACCTTTCCATTTGATGAAATTGTGTTTTCCCTATCTCAGGGAATCTTCCAATGCCTCGGTGATCAACATTTCTTCTATAGGAGGAATATCACCTGAACCCGGACTGGGAATTTATTCTGTAAGCAAGGCAGCACTGATTTCAATGACAAAAGTATTTGCCAAAGAATGGGGCGATCATAAAATCCGTGTGAATGCTATCTGTCCCGGCCTTATCAAAACAAAGTTTTCTGAAGCCCTCTGGAGCAATGACAAAATCATGGCACACATGATGAAAGCCCTCGCTATCAAACGTGTCGGAACGAGCGAAGAAATTGGAGCCGCAGCGCTTTACCTGGCATCCCCGGCATCTTCCTACACCACAGGTACTGTCTTGACTGCCGATGGTGGATTTACCATTTAA
- a CDS encoding zinc-dependent alcohol dehydrogenase family protein has translation MKQVVFYQTGLPEEVLQLEEAPMPEPRAHEVRIRVTARNINPSDIMFIRGMYGITPKLPSSAGFEAVGIVDKSDEKGSIPVGTKVIFTAIGTWKEYVCVPSHMVIPSPAGMPDEVACQAFVNPLTAYGMLESSGLKEGQWLLVTAAASAYGKLVIQMAKQKGIKVACTVRRDEQKEILVKLGADLVINTEKEKLQKVIMEQTQEGVDVVFDAVGGVLGARALASLKTGGKMMVFGLLSLENIPLNSGLLIFKNLKVEGFWLTTWMAGLSPEETQKAFKTVFSHLLSQKIKVDVEATFPLEQFREALAAYEKEGRNGKIILTS, from the coding sequence ATGAAGCAAGTAGTTTTTTACCAGACCGGTTTGCCGGAAGAAGTTTTGCAATTGGAAGAAGCCCCCATGCCAGAACCAAGGGCCCATGAAGTTAGGATCAGGGTTACTGCACGTAATATCAATCCTTCTGATATAATGTTTATCAGAGGCATGTATGGGATTACCCCTAAATTACCGAGTTCAGCCGGATTTGAAGCCGTGGGAATTGTGGACAAGAGTGATGAAAAAGGAAGCATTCCTGTGGGGACTAAAGTCATTTTCACGGCAATAGGTACTTGGAAAGAATATGTTTGTGTGCCTTCTCACATGGTAATTCCTAGCCCCGCTGGGATGCCTGATGAGGTAGCTTGCCAAGCTTTTGTCAACCCATTGACGGCTTATGGTATGTTGGAAAGCAGTGGATTGAAGGAAGGGCAATGGTTGTTGGTCACTGCTGCCGCATCTGCTTATGGAAAGTTGGTCATCCAAATGGCCAAGCAGAAGGGAATCAAAGTTGCCTGTACAGTAAGACGGGATGAACAAAAAGAAATCCTTGTAAAATTGGGAGCCGATCTGGTGATCAATACAGAAAAGGAGAAACTCCAGAAAGTAATCATGGAACAGACCCAGGAAGGAGTGGATGTGGTATTTGATGCGGTTGGAGGTGTTTTGGGGGCAAGGGCCTTGGCCAGTTTGAAAACTGGTGGTAAGATGATGGTCTTTGGATTGTTGAGTCTCGAGAATATCCCATTGAATTCAGGTCTTTTGATTTTCAAAAACCTTAAAGTTGAAGGATTCTGGCTGACCACCTGGATGGCTGGTTTGAGTCCGGAAGAAACCCAAAAAGCATTTAAGACTGTATTTTCCCATTTACTTTCCCAAAAAATCAAAGTGGATGTGGAAGCCACCTTCCCCTTGGAACAATTCAGGGAAGCTTTGGCAGCTTATGAAAAAGAGGGAAGGAACGGGAAAATAATTTTGACTTCCTAA
- a CDS encoding TetR/AcrR family transcriptional regulator, with translation MPSSAREKKTKLILEVAIKLFTEKGYAGTTMDEVAKTAGISKGLSYFYFKNKEDLYMAVTKKAFDELKGIFREIFKQKGRTGLQMLTDLASDYIKFTQANRMFNDAILNFMGIMQLYTSDSGKQHIHPLILESEHFQKLLDIHHDCGKLGIQMVSQGIKDGSIRPELQPEVTFYTIWSMIIGYERLTGPVAYEEKEIKIHLDNWKPGFIKLMQDMLKGTIQAQKPQAVQASLF, from the coding sequence ATGCCAAGTTCTGCTAGAGAAAAAAAGACCAAACTCATATTAGAGGTAGCCATTAAATTGTTTACTGAAAAAGGCTATGCAGGGACCACCATGGATGAGGTGGCCAAAACGGCAGGAATCAGTAAGGGTTTGAGTTATTTTTATTTCAAAAACAAAGAAGACCTTTATATGGCAGTGACGAAAAAGGCCTTCGATGAGCTGAAAGGGATTTTCAGGGAAATTTTCAAGCAGAAAGGAAGAACAGGCCTTCAAATGCTCACAGACCTGGCATCCGATTATATTAAATTCACACAGGCCAACCGCATGTTCAACGATGCGATTTTGAATTTTATGGGCATCATGCAGCTTTACACGAGTGATTCAGGTAAACAGCATATCCATCCATTGATTTTGGAAAGTGAGCATTTCCAAAAATTGTTGGACATCCACCACGATTGCGGAAAACTGGGAATTCAAATGGTTTCCCAAGGCATTAAAGACGGAAGCATCCGTCCAGAATTACAGCCTGAGGTCACTTTTTACACCATTTGGTCCATGATTATCGGTTATGAACGGCTGACCGGACCGGTGGCCTATGAAGAAAAAGAAATCAAAATCCATTTGGACAATTGGAAACCTGGTTTTATCAAATTGATGCAGGATATGCTCAAAGGTACCATCCAGGCCCAAAAACCACAGGCGGTACAGGCTTCTTTGTTTTAG
- the tyrS gene encoding tyrosine--tRNA ligase, with protein sequence MNNFIDELRWRGMLQDLTPDLDKHLQEGMRSAYLGFDPTADSLHIGHLVGVMTLLHFQRSGHKPYALVGGATGMIGDPSFKSAERNLLDKATLDHNVECLKKQLAKFLNFAEGAANKAELVNNYDWMSQFTFLDFIRDVGKHITVNYMMAKDSVKRRLEEGSGLSFTEFSYQLIQGYDFFHLWKNQGVSIQLGGSDQWGNIITGTELIRKMEGGSAFALTVPLITKADGSKFGKTESGSVWLDPEKTSPYAFYQFWLNVSDEDASKYIRIFTLLDKASIESLEKEHQEAPHLRILQKEIAKQVTIMVHGEEEYEMALKASSILFGKSSTEDLAALDERTFLQVFDGVPQVQIKRNEFEETANVVDLLSEKAQGLIFPSKGEARKMIQGGGVSINKEKVSDPNSPVAFPLLQDKYLLVQKGKKHYYIISVK encoded by the coding sequence ATGAATAACTTTATAGATGAACTGCGCTGGAGAGGAATGCTCCAGGATTTGACACCCGATTTGGATAAACACCTACAAGAAGGCATGCGATCTGCCTATCTGGGTTTTGATCCTACCGCAGATTCATTACATATTGGCCATTTGGTTGGGGTAATGACGCTTTTGCACTTTCAGCGTTCCGGGCATAAACCCTATGCTTTGGTGGGTGGGGCTACGGGAATGATAGGTGATCCCAGCTTCAAATCTGCTGAAAGGAATCTTTTGGATAAGGCCACTTTGGACCATAATGTGGAATGCCTTAAAAAGCAGCTTGCTAAATTTTTGAATTTTGCAGAAGGGGCAGCCAACAAAGCCGAGCTTGTCAACAATTACGATTGGATGTCCCAATTTACTTTCCTCGATTTTATCCGTGATGTGGGAAAACATATTACCGTCAACTATATGATGGCCAAGGATTCTGTAAAAAGGAGACTGGAAGAAGGTAGTGGACTTTCCTTTACCGAATTTTCATACCAACTGATTCAGGGATATGATTTCTTTCATCTTTGGAAAAATCAAGGGGTCAGCATCCAATTGGGGGGCTCTGACCAATGGGGAAATATTATAACAGGGACCGAATTGATAAGAAAAATGGAAGGTGGTTCGGCCTTCGCACTTACTGTTCCATTGATCACCAAGGCTGATGGCTCAAAATTCGGAAAAACGGAAAGCGGTTCAGTATGGCTAGATCCTGAAAAAACCTCACCCTATGCATTTTATCAGTTCTGGCTGAACGTATCCGATGAAGATGCTTCCAAATATATCCGGATTTTCACGCTATTGGACAAGGCAAGTATCGAAAGCCTTGAGAAGGAACACCAAGAAGCACCCCATTTGCGCATCCTTCAAAAAGAAATCGCCAAACAGGTCACCATCATGGTCCATGGTGAAGAGGAATATGAAATGGCACTCAAAGCTTCTTCCATTCTTTTTGGCAAATCTTCCACCGAGGACTTAGCGGCTTTGGATGAAAGGACTTTCCTTCAGGTTTTTGATGGTGTGCCCCAGGTCCAGATCAAAAGAAATGAATTTGAAGAGACCGCTAATGTTGTTGACCTACTTTCAGAAAAAGCACAAGGCCTGATATTCCCATCCAAGGGTGAGGCCAGAAAAATGATTCAGGGAGGGGGCGTTTCCATCAACAAGGAAAAAGTGAGCGATCCGAATTCACCTGTGGCTTTTCCCCTGCTTCAGGACAAGTACCTATTGGTGCAGAAAGGAAAGAAGCATTACTATATCATCTCCGTTAAATAA
- a CDS encoding ABC transporter ATP-binding protein: MATKTNKETKVTMAHVFKTIIWPRRKHLFLGLFLIIISRLSGLVLPGASKFLIDDVIPSGDLNLLKWLVIGVVAAVTVQATTSYALTQILSVEAQHLIAKLRSKVQKHIIQLPIRFFDNTKTGELVSRIMTDVEGVRNLVGTGFAQMIGGILTAIISLALLIYISPLMTLYVLVPVIIFGLISLKAFGKIRPIFRERGKINAEVTGRLTETLGGIRVIKGFNAEAQEIKTFEAGVERLFLNVKASLTATSFVTSAATFLLGLASAGIMGIGGYMIMEGQMTFGDFLAFTLYLGFMIAPIVQMSNIGSQFTEAFAGLDRTEEIMNMPLESDAKERTIRLPGIKGDVRFDKVSFAYAEGKEVVKGISFHAPEGSVTALVGTSGSGKTTIAGLAASFLNPDSGKITVDGVDLKKIMLESYRSQLGVVLQDDFLFEGTIRENILFPRPDASEERLMQAVKAAHVDEFTNRFEEGLDTLIGERGVKLSGGQRQRIAIARAILADPRILVLDEATSNLDTESEALIQASLKELMKGRTTFVIAHRLSTIRQADQILVIEQGEIVERGKHEELIEKQGRYYQLYTYQARI, from the coding sequence ATGGCAACCAAAACAAATAAGGAAACCAAGGTCACAATGGCCCATGTTTTCAAAACGATTATCTGGCCTAGAAGAAAGCATTTGTTTTTAGGCCTCTTTCTGATCATTATTTCAAGACTATCAGGTTTGGTCTTGCCCGGAGCAAGCAAATTTTTGATTGATGATGTGATTCCTTCCGGGGATCTGAACCTGTTGAAGTGGCTTGTAATCGGAGTAGTAGCTGCCGTCACCGTTCAGGCCACGACTTCCTACGCGCTGACCCAGATCCTGAGTGTAGAAGCCCAGCACCTTATCGCCAAATTGCGGTCAAAAGTTCAAAAGCATATCATCCAATTGCCCATCCGATTTTTTGACAATACCAAAACAGGTGAACTCGTATCCAGGATCATGACTGATGTAGAAGGGGTACGAAACCTTGTCGGTACTGGTTTTGCCCAAATGATAGGTGGGATTTTAACAGCCATTATATCTCTGGCCCTTTTGATCTATATCAGTCCTTTGATGACCCTCTATGTACTTGTTCCTGTCATTATTTTCGGATTGATATCTCTCAAAGCATTTGGTAAAATCAGACCCATATTCAGGGAAAGGGGAAAAATCAATGCGGAAGTTACAGGCAGATTGACAGAAACATTGGGGGGAATAAGAGTCATAAAAGGTTTCAATGCAGAGGCCCAGGAAATCAAAACCTTTGAAGCTGGGGTGGAGCGTTTGTTTTTGAATGTCAAAGCCAGTTTGACGGCAACCAGTTTTGTTACCTCAGCTGCGACTTTTTTACTGGGACTGGCTTCCGCAGGGATCATGGGCATAGGGGGCTACATGATTATGGAAGGACAAATGACTTTTGGGGATTTTCTGGCATTTACCCTGTATTTGGGCTTTATGATCGCTCCGATCGTTCAGATGAGTAATATTGGCAGCCAGTTTACAGAAGCCTTTGCGGGACTGGACCGGACGGAAGAGATCATGAATATGCCTCTGGAAAGTGATGCCAAAGAAAGGACCATTCGGCTTCCCGGTATCAAAGGGGATGTCCGCTTTGACAAGGTTTCTTTTGCCTATGCTGAGGGAAAAGAGGTGGTCAAAGGGATTTCATTTCATGCTCCTGAGGGTTCGGTAACGGCATTGGTGGGAACCTCCGGTTCAGGGAAAACGACCATTGCCGGATTGGCGGCTTCATTTTTGAATCCGGATTCGGGTAAGATCACGGTGGACGGGGTAGATTTAAAAAAAATAATGCTTGAAAGTTACCGTTCCCAGTTGGGGGTGGTACTGCAGGATGACTTTTTGTTTGAGGGAACCATTAGGGAAAACATCCTTTTTCCACGTCCGGATGCGAGTGAGGAAAGGTTGATGCAGGCTGTTAAAGCCGCACATGTGGATGAATTTACCAACCGGTTTGAAGAGGGCTTGGATACTTTGATCGGAGAGCGGGGAGTAAAACTATCCGGTGGACAAAGGCAGCGGATTGCCATTGCGCGGGCGATATTGGCAGACCCCAGGATTTTGGTGTTGGATGAGGCCACTTCCAATTTGGATACTGAAAGTGAGGCCTTGATCCAGGCAAGTTTAAAAGAACTGATGAAAGGCAGGACCACTTTCGTCATTGCCCACCGTTTGAGTACCATCCGTCAAGCCGATCAGATTTTGGTGATTGAGCAAGGAGAGATTGTGGAGCGGGGCAAACACGAGGAGCTGATCGAAAAACAGGGGAGATATTATCAGTTGTATACCTATCAGGCAAGGATTTAG